The Magnolia sinica isolate HGM2019 unplaced genomic scaffold, MsV1 ctg293, whole genome shotgun sequence genome segment atgacacgtgtgcaaaggtgtgtacCTATGTGTGTGTATCAACTATACCAGTTCTTATAAGAACTTGTGAGCATTTTTTTATACTTGATGTGAGCGCAAAATCTGAACAATGCATGTAATGCACCATCCCATGAAGCACCTCAGGGCTCAACTTTCTCAGGGCTCAACTTTTCCAAAACTCTGGtgagccatggcaaaaggaaatagttatCTCCCTTTATATGCCTCTCTTTGTTATGCCCTTCAgatttttggatcaggttgaaggTTGGGCTTTGGGCCGTgaaggtttcatgaggtgccgcatcacatggaccattctgattttgtgcccatgacacgtgtgcaaaagtgcACATGAGTGCTCACttaagaaggtgcgcaggtgccaggtgagcatgactctctctctctatatatattgcTTTGGCTGCGGTATTGACTGGTAAGATCTTCCGATCTAGGAGATTTTTGGGCTATAGGTAGgtgtggcaatgggctgggccagAGCCGGAGCTAGTTCCCTCCAAAATGTGGCTGGCCCATCCGGGTTGAAAAGGCTCTATCTTATTTAAATGATCAAGGCTAGAAATAGCCAAatcttaaatttaaattttttttttttcccctcttaaATCCTCTGCCTACGATGATAACGATATGTCCCAACATATAAACATTTCTATCACTGACCCCTGACCCAGAGCCACCCAGCACCTTCCTACAACGCGTGCACTAAGAATGGGAACTGCTCACAAGGGATGCGAAGGTGGCGCCTACTTCAATGCATGCATTGTCTATATACACCGGCAATCCTTTTTccggcttattttagggcatgattcaaaaaatgaagaaataaaaatcttgggaggaccacgccacaggaaacagtgcttATTGAAcgctcacaattaaaaacttgtTAACGTCCAATGGTaatgattatttgccatccatcctgttagtaagatcacacagacctcgatgaagtgaaaacacaaatatcagcttgatcaaaaacttttgtgggccacaaaaaagcttttaataatcaatgaacactgtttcctgtggtgtggtcgacctgaaaTTTATAGCTACTTAATTTTTGAGgctatgtcctaaaataagctggaaaaatggatgaatggcatggatatacaatacacacgTCAGGGTCCCGTCCGATCTCTGGTTCCAGGTTGCAGCTAAGCAGCGTCCGCTCAAAAGTGTCCttgaaccatccattctttttgtataatggtggtccacttgtgatgattgAATTAGGCCAACAGGCCagtctttctgtggtgtggtccacttgagttttggatctgcctcaattttggtccttatattaaaatgatctcacaaaatggatggatggtatggatataacatatggAGACAATGAAGAAACAAAATACACCAACACTCCAGTCCATGTTCGACTTAAAAACATCTAATATCGGTCACTAGAATTTTCCAAGCTGAGAGCATTTTGGGGCATGGTCAGCCAATGGGTCCCACACAGGGACAAAGGAATCCCATTTTAGGTCATTTTGGAGTCGAACTCTACAAGGATGTTAGCTTAGGCCTAAATTTTCACAAAACCTAAGCCCATCTACCATAGCTTGGGCTTCCGCCACATTTTTTGAAACGAAGCTATAGCAGTTGTGGGAGGCAAAAAAAAAGTCTATCTTAGCTGTCCCAAAGTTTCCTTTTATCCCCAGCTTTTCCAGAGTCGCAAATTCTAAAAGGGGAGACTTTTGCTATTGCTGCTGATGTGGAGAATTTCTTTTCCTCGAACCTACAAGCATTTCACCACAGCCATATCTCCCATACAATAAGACTGGGAGCCAGACCTCTTAGAACCTGGAAAATGGTAGAGTTTTTTCGCTCTAAATGTCCAGAATACCAATCTCTGGGCGATGGACTGGTTCCTTTGCAAATGCAAATCCCAAACCTCAGAGGCGATGAGTCCACTACAGAACAGATGGTCCAGATCTTCTACCTCATATTGAGGGATTGAATCCCTGAATATGAGATTGCGAACAACtggatcattttatttttaaccgtacATTAATCAATCATGTTGAGATATCGGAACCAAGCTACCAATACGATCTTTAGCATGGGATCATGCGATCAAGATCATTAGCCACTTCaattttctactcatttctttCGTTCCATAATTATTTTTGGTGGGAAAATCGTTTCCAATACAAGACAATCCTTTTCCAAGCATCTCTAAGAGATGAGGAACACAAAtgtgaaaaactaaaacaaactcATAGTGCAAATTTCAACTActaagtatcttctcttcttctttttcttttccctgaAAGGTGGGAGTAGGAGCACACTACTTGTAATTTTATTgatatggaaaaaagaaaaaaacaatttaCATCTACGAAGGGGTGCCAAACCAACTAACCCCTCCACTACACAATCACTAAACAAAGCAAACACATACCGAAAACCACAGAGAAGATCAAAACATAGAAAGAAACGACTTAACACCACCCAACAGCCGCTGGATGCATACAAACTTCACTTAACCCTTAGTGGGATTAGCAGCTCAATTCACACCTATTGTATCTTCCACTCCATGACTAGCCACAACTTGTTAATAATGACTAAGATACGATGAACTGTCACCCAACAATCGTTCCCTATTTTGCTGATCTGGGTGAATCCCATGCCCAAGATATAAGTCCCTTATTGCATGCATTTCTTTGACAATCTCTCTCATTTGCATCCGCTCGTTTGGAGATTCTACAGAACATGTGATGCCAATTTTGGCCACAGAAGCCAAAGACTCTCTCATTTTAGTCCTTGCAATGTGTTGTCGTTCTCCATTGGTCAGTGCTTGAACGTCTTCGAGCAGTCGCGGGTCTACAATCTCCATCACCTGATCAGGTAAAGCCATCTTAACAAATTGATGGAGGCTTAGATCATCTTTAAACATGTCATCGGTTGGTATTTTTCCTGTGAACATCTCTAAAAGAAGGATACCATAACTGTAGACATCTCCATTTGTAGACGCCTTTCCGCCCATTCCATACTCTGTCATTTACACATCTCGAATTTTCGAGATATAAAGGTTTCAtgaattccaacaattaaatAAAAATAGGGATTAGTTTTTGACCTAACACAAGTGACAATCATTATAGCATAGGAAACAATCATCGTAttaattttaaacttttgaagcATGAAGTTATCCAGGTATAACTAACAAATTAGTCCTACTACAAACAATTAGTACTAATTACTTATCCATTGACCTTGTATGCAAAACTGTTCCATGCACCGTTAGTTGAAAATTATCTTAACtcaaattagaaaaaataaaaataaaaatactaaaatGAATTTTCCATCCTCCAATGCTTCATTCTTACTAGGAGTTTCATACAAATGATTTATTCTGAGagttttagggtgtgtttggtatcCACTGAAAAGCTGAGTCCATCTCAATTTATATAATCAGGGTTTTTCACAGGGATTAAAAATAGTCATGATAGCCAACAATATATATAATCTCCAGCACCTAATTAAtattaactaaaataagatgaactcatttttcagTGGCTCGGAAACAGGCCGACATTACTGTTGTTGTTATTTATGAGAAATGGTTCATTTCTTACTGTGTATTCTTACTATAGCCACTATAACAACATTAGCTACACCACAAGCAATAAAAAGAAGTGACAATTCAAGCttcatatttaaaaatatttggaAAGCattaaaaaacagaagaagaaaagattaaagaacaaagaaaaagcATGAAATTGTTACCTGGAGGAATATAGCCAACAGATCCCCTGATACCAGTTGTGCTGGTTTGATCTTGAGAGGTATTACTGGCAGCATTAGAAAGGAACCTTGCTAATCCAAAATCGCCCACATGGGCGCACATGTCATTGTCCAGTAGAACATTGCTTGGTTTTAGATCGCGATGAACGACCGGTGTCCTGCAATGGTGATGAAGATACTCCAATGCAGAGGCGACATCAATGGCTATATCTAATCTTTGAATAACGTTCAAGCTCCGCATTTCATATTGCCCATGTACATTTGGATGCAACCATTTCTCTAGACTCCCATTAGGCATGTACTCAAACAATAGAGCTTTGAAATCATCGCCTTTAAAATCGATGCTTGAGCAAGCAGTTATGATTTTAACTAGATTCCGGTGCCGGATATTTCTCAAGGCTTCACATTCAGCTAGGAAACTCCTTGAAGCTCCTCTTTGATGAAGATTGAGAACTTTCACTGCAACAAGTGTTTCATCTCGATCTAGAATTCCTTTATATACAGAACCATAACTTCCCTCGCCAATCAAATTATCTGAAGAGAACTCGCCAGTTGCTTTAAAGAGATCCTTGTAAGAAACATTTAAGTATTTACTCTCTAGGAAAGATGCAGGCAAAGGGTTCTTGCTGGCCTTTCTTCTCGCCCGATAAAGAGTAACAAAGATAGATGATAAAAGAATCAAACCTAAAACTGCACCGATCACTGAGAATATTACTGTAAGAGAAATAGACCTTCCATGTTTCTTAGAATCTTTCTTCAGGCACGCAGGCAGCTGTAATTGTGGGATACCTCCACAAAGCCTCTTGTTTCCAAGAAGTGAAAATGCActggaatttttgaaaatcccttGCTGTGGGACTTCACCATCAAGATCATTGGATGACAAATCcaagtattccaggatcggaaatTTCTCTAGAGTAACTGGAATATGCCCAGACAAGTTATTATGAGAAAGATCTAGCAGTTTAATACTTTTTAAGTTCTTCAAACCCAGAGGAATGGCTCCTTGAAAGAAATTATTGCTCAAATTAAGGATTTCCAGTTTCAGACAATTTCCTAGCTCGCTAGGAATTTCACCCATCAATTTGTTGTTAGCAGCATGTAGTTCTTGAAGTTGTTCCATATTACCCACTTCCAACGGTAAAGATCCGACCAAAGAATTATCATATATATGAAGTTCGATCAGGGAAGGAATACTTAGAACCTCTTTTGGAATGGTATCGTTGAGCTCATTTGCAAGGAGGGCTAATGCTTGAAGATGACGGCAGTTTCCAAGACTCGAAGGGATTCTTCCATGCAAACGATTTCCATTTAAAGCTAGTATAACCAATCGAGTGATATTGCCAATGGAGGATGGAATTCGTCCAGAAAGTCTGTTGCTGTACAAATACAAACCTTGCAAATTTTGAAGCTTCCCAACACCAATAGGAATGGTACCCATGACAGAGCTCTCAAATATACCTAGACGATTTAAGTTGAAGAGATTGCTAATATCTGTTGGGATGCTTCCATATATCGGGTTTCCTCCTAAACCTAATATTGTTAGGTGGGTAGATAGATTGACGATGGTGTCTGGTAGTGTTCCTCTTAGCTGATTGCCAGATGCATCTAAAAATTCCAAACGGCTACAATTAGTTAAAGAAGTGAGGAAACTCAAGTCATTGTCACCTTCTCCACCTCCAAACTTATTAACAGCTATATTTAGAAGACGAAGATCATGCAGTCTTCCCAAATTTTCAGGCAAGGGTCCACTAAAATAACTAGAAGAAAAATCAACATTAACAAGTCCTGAAGCATTGGGTAATGTAACTGGTATCGATCCCGTAAATGCATTTTTTCCTAGTAAAATATGTTTGACATTAGGAAGGGTGAGACCCAAACTGGCTGGAATGTTTCCATAAAGTTGGTTAGCTGCCACTGAGAAACCAACGATGGATGAGAGGTTGTAAAGCGATGGTGGGATCAGACCCGACAGTTTATTTAAGGAGATCCGAAGAAATTGTAACTTCATTAGCTGGCCTAAATTATTTGGAATGCTTCCTTCTAAAATATTATCAATTAAGTTGAGAGAAACAAGAGACGAGAGGTTCCCGATTGGTGGTGGAATGTTGTTGATGAGATTGTTACGACCAAGATTCAACGACATGAGCTTTGACAGAGAGCAAAGCTTGACAGGAATACTTCCCTCGAGCTTGTTATACTGTAAAAGGATGGATCTGATTTCTGTGCAGTTGGACAGGTTCTCAGGGATTTCTCCTTGCAGCCCATTATAACTAAGATCAAGATGCCGAAGCCGGAAGAGAAGGCCGATTTCAGGTGGGATTTCGCCATGGAAGCTGTTACGCGAGAGGTTGATACTCCTGAGGAAAGTGAGGTTTGATACGCGAGgtgatatggaccccaccaatcTGGTGGACACAAGATTCAAGGAGGTGACCCTTTGAGGATGACGTCGACTGCATGTGACTCCTTCCCAGTTGCAGAAATGGAGGGAATCGTTCCAAGAGTTGAAGAACCCGAATGGATCTTCAGATATCAGATCCTTGAATGAGACCAAGGCCAGTCTATCCGTCTCGTTTCTTAAGACGGGGGATCCGATTCCAATGCAGTTCATGGATAGGAGAAGGAAGGCTAAGAGGATTAATGACCAAAATGGCCGTGAACGTAAATGTCGAAGCT includes the following:
- the LOC131236208 gene encoding probable LRR receptor-like serine/threonine-protein kinase At3g47570, producing MELRHLRSRPFWSLILLAFLLLSMNCIGIGSPVLRNETDRLALVSFKDLISEDPFGFFNSWNDSLHFCNWEGVTCSRRHPQRVTSLNLVSTRLVGSISPRVSNLTFLRSINLSRNSFHGEIPPEIGLLFRLRHLDLSYNGLQGEIPENLSNCTEIRSILLQYNKLEGSIPVKLCSLSKLMSLNLGRNNLINNIPPPIGNLSSLVSLNLIDNILEGSIPNNLGQLMKLQFLRISLNKLSGLIPPSLYNLSSIVGFSVAANQLYGNIPASLGLTLPNVKHILLGKNAFTGSIPVTLPNASGLVNVDFSSSYFSGPLPENLGRLHDLRLLNIAVNKFGGGEGDNDLSFLTSLTNCSRLEFLDASGNQLRGTLPDTIVNLSTHLTILGLGGNPIYGSIPTDISNLFNLNRLGIFESSVMGTIPIGVGKLQNLQGLYLYSNRLSGRIPSSIGNITRLVILALNGNRLHGRIPSSLGNCRHLQALALLANELNDTIPKEVLSIPSLIELHIYDNSLVGSLPLEVGNMEQLQELHAANNKLMGEIPSELGNCLKLEILNLSNNFFQGAIPLGLKNLKSIKLLDLSHNNLSGHIPVTLEKFPILEYLDLSSNDLDGEVPQQGIFKNSSAFSLLGNKRLCGGIPQLQLPACLKKDSKKHGRSISLTVIFSVIGAVLGLILLSSIFVTLYRARRKASKNPLPASFLESKYLNVSYKDLFKATGEFSSDNLIGEGSYGSVYKGILDRDETLVAVKVLNLHQRGASRSFLAECEALRNIRHRNLVKIITACSSIDFKGDDFKALLFEYMPNGSLEKWLHPNVHGQYEMRSLNVIQRLDIAIDVASALEYLHHHCRTPVVHRDLKPSNVLLDNDMCAHVGDFGLARFLSNAASNTSQDQTSTTGIRGSVGYIPPEYGMGGKASTNGDVYSYGILLLEMFTGKIPTDDMFKDDLSLHQFVKMALPDQVMEIVDPRLLEDVQALTNGERQHIARTKMRESLASVAKIGITCSVESPNERMQMREIVKEMHAIRDLYLGHGIHPDQQNRERLLGDSSSYLSHY